Proteins encoded in a region of the Anopheles ziemanni chromosome 2, idAnoZiCoDA_A2_x.2, whole genome shotgun sequence genome:
- the LOC131293533 gene encoding cytochrome b5 domain-containing protein 1, with protein MSPGAYFLRDEVVIHNDTSSAWVIVHGTVIDVSPLFRAAHEQKLPLKKSLRWLLALAGKDLSAFFHSGLAPIERVNRNGERVPVFVPAMERNPATGLRWPRDPSLVLGRITFRPCPLRIINALTFHATEMVVCYEDTIVRIRDKFLRYNDNAAQYEWRKDLAFGQQEGKLHMEKTLAGNGFQIDLHFRPVSVIWIFYILPPNDWIEKSDSKMSFTRSS; from the exons atGTCACCGGGCGCATACTTCCTGCGCGATGAAGTCGTTATCCACAACGACACGTCCAGTGCGTGGGTCATCGTCCACGGAACGGTCATCGATGTGTCGCCGTTGTTTCGAGCCGCTCACGAGCAGAAACTCCCGCTGAAGAAG AGCCTCCGGTGGCTGCTGGCGTTGGCGGGCAAAGACTTGAGCGCGTTCTTCCACTCCGGCCTCGCGCCGATCGAGCGCGTCAATCGAAACGGCGAACGGGTTCCGGTCTTTGTGCCCGCTATGGAGCGTAATCCTGCCACCGGCCTCCGCTGGCCACGCGATCCTTCCCTCGTCCTCGGCCGCATCACGTTCCGCCCGTGTCCGCTCCGGATCATCAACGCGCTGACATTCCACGCGACGGAAATGGTCGTTTGCTACGAAGATACGATCGTGCGGATCCGCGACAAGTTCCTCCGCTACAACGACAACGCGGCGCAGTATGAGTGGCGCAAGGATCTGGCGTTC GGCCAGCAGGAGGGAAAACTGCACATGGAAAAGACGCTCGCTGGGAATGGCTTCCAGATCGATCTGCACTTTAGACCCGTATCGGTAATTTGGATTTTTTACATTCTCCCTCCGAACGACTGGATTGAAAAGTCGGACTCAAAAATGTCGTTCACCCGCAGTagctaa